Part of the Xenopus tropicalis strain Nigerian chromosome 3, UCB_Xtro_10.0, whole genome shotgun sequence genome, tgcctatatataacctgcctaatggccaatggggggtgaggcccaaacggctgctgtagcgctggcttacatatccaccttaccaaatgggttttcccactggGCACCGACTGgcgccaggtaaccaatacaaaaatgaaaggtaccattccaggtagcggatattctgtagccccagcattttctatctaaagaacaagtatttgtctgtagATTTAATCTTATTTCAactatttctaaaatgtttctctattttttcagtGCTccatcagaaaactgatcagGGGAGTATGCTGCATATGTTTCCCTTGTGTGTCCTTCCTCTAAACAAGCCaccgccctcccaccccctccTTCCACCTTAGCCCCGCCCTTCCACCCCtccttccaagccccctccctccccttccttccatcccatgccctcccaccccttccttccaagccccctccctcccaccccttccttccatccccctccctcccaccccttccttccaagccccctccctccctcccaccccttcctcaAAGCCCCCTCCCACCCTTTCCTTCcatccccctgcccccccaccccttaatTCCAAGCCCCCGCCGTCCCATCCCTTTCTTCcaagccccgccctcccacccctttcttacaagccccgccctcccacccctttcttacaagccccgccctcccacccctttcttacaagccccgccctcccacccctttcttccaagccccgccctcccaccccttaattccaagccccaccctcccaccccttaattccaagcccccaccctcccaccccttccttccaagccTCTTGGCCAGTGGAGCAAGCAGTGCTTGGGGTTAGGTTCTTGGACCTTCCCTAATCCAGTAGCCAGCAATCCGGTGTCACGAATTTCATGAGGGCGGAGCTCAGTTGTGAGAATTGTCTATTTACATACAGTAATAACCCACAATATAGAGGAGAATATAGAGGATTAAGTGGAGTTCAGACAAAAtctgtaaaacaggcagaggtcggGTCAGGTAGATTTCTGGCAAataggcccggatttgtgaagAGGCCGGCcaaaaggcccaggcctagggcggcagaaatctgggggcggcatgccaccccgccgcaccaaaatcttaaaattcttgttcccatacggagcaatgggaatgacttctccccactgctccttatGCAAGTCTGGCTTACCGCACAAGCGCGCACTCACAACTCCCCCCCTGCTGTTCGCACATGTGCGAGCAAACACCCCCTCCCCCTGTTCGCGCACACATGCgcaaaacgggggggggggggcgtgcgaccaggggcggccttggggcggccagtttggaaatccggccctgctggcAAATCCGGGAATCAGACAGAGGTCAGgtcaggcagagttctggcaaatctaggaatcaggcagagttctggcaaatctaggaatcaggcagagttctggcaaatctaggaatcaggaagatttctggcaaatccaggaatcaggcagagttctggcaaatctaggaatcaggcagagttccGGCAAATCCGGGAATCAGGCAGAGTTCCGGCAAATCTAGGAATCAGGAAGATTTctggcaaatccaggaatcaggcagagttctggcaaatctaggaatcaggcagagttctggcaaatctaggaatcaggcagagttctggcaaatctaggaatcaggcagagttctggcaaatctaggaatcaggcagagttctggcaaatccaggaatcaggcagagttctggcaaatctaggaatcaggcagagttctggcaaatctaGTAATCAGGCAGAGTTCCggcaaatccaggaatcaggcagagttctggcaaatctaggaatcaggaagatttctggcaaatccaggaatcaggcagagttctggcaaatctaggaatcaggcagagttccggcaaatccaggaatcaggcagagttctggcaaatctaggaatcaggaagatttctggcaaatccaggaatcaggcagagttctggcaaatctaggaatcaggcagagttctggcaaatctaggaatcaggaagatttctggcaaatccaggaatcaggcagagttctggcaaatctaggaatcaggcagagttccggcaaatccaggaatcaggcagagttctggcaaatctaggaatcaggaagatttctggcaaatccaggaatcaggcagagttctggcaaatctaggaatcaggcagagttctggcaaatctaggaatcaggaagatttctggcaaatccaggaatcaggcagagttctggcaaatctaggaatcaggcagagttccggcaaatccaggaatcaggcagagttctggcaaatctaggaatcaggcagagttctggcaaatctaggaatcaggaagatttctggcaaatccaggaatcaggcagagttctggcaaatctaggaatcaggcagagttccggcaaatccaggaatcaggcagagttctggcaaatctaggaatcaggcagagttccggcaaatccaggaatcaggaagatttctggcaaatccaggaatcaggcagagttctggcaaatccaggaatcaggaagatttctggcaaatccaggaatcaggcagagttctggcaaatctaggaatcaggcagagttccggcaaatctaggaatcaggcagagttccggcaaatctaggaatcaggaagatttctggcaaatccaggaaacaggcagagttctggcaaatctaGGAATCAGGAAGATTTCTGGCAAATCtaggaatcaggcagagttctggcaaatccaggaatcaggcagagttctggcaaatccaggaatcaggcagaTGTCGGGTCAGGCAGAGTTCCGGCAAATCCAGGAATTAGGATCAAACACAGAAGTCAATGAAATGACAGTAAATTATAAGCGGCAGCTAGGCTTGTAACCAAGCAATGACTGCAGCCTTCAGCGCCCATTTAAACCTTAATTTTGGCGTCAATTCGTCCACAGAGGTGTGTGCGTGTTACCGCTCCCAGCGCCTTACATCCAGTTAGCCGTAGCACCGCAGCCACTCGGCCCAACACTCTGTACCAACTAACTGACCCAGACCCTCTATAGCCCCCAGTTATAGACACCGGATTGCTGGGGATCTTTACTTTGGTCTCTACCCCTTCCTTCCACCCAAGCCCCCACCGTCCCACCCCTTCTACCcaagccccgccctcccaccccttctacCCATACctccgccctcccaccccttctacCCAAGCCCCCATGCTCTCACCCCTTCTATCAGCCCTGATCCAGGGAGTAAAACCGATTGCCGTttctaggggtcaggaaggaatttttaccctcagTGCAAATTGGCCAAAGCGCTTGgggattttttgcctttctctggatcacgGCTGTTAgaaaagccccacccccacttacctattttttttgttttaggttTCTCATGGTTGGTTTAATACAAAACCAAATAAACATGACATTCTGCATTAAAACATGTTTACAGCGTATCTATTTGTGGTGGTCTTGCTGATTTCCCAGGGGGGTGTAGGAAAGGGGGTACATATTGCTATTAAGAGGTTTGATATAGAACcacggggggggagggggagtacCTTACACAGAGATGAATAAAAAGATGGTAGGATAATGGGTTCCTGTAGAGCCTCTACCCATCTTCTCCCACGCCCAGCCAGTCACCCCAGACTTTCAAgggggtgggccagtgacatcagggggtgggccagtgacatCTGGGGGTGGGCCAGTAACATCAGGGGGTGGGCCAGTAACATCAGGGGGTGGGCCAGTAACATCAGGGGGTGGGCCAGGTTCATCTgggggtgggccagtgacatctgggggtgggccagtgacatcaggggGTGGGCCAGGATCATCTGGGGGTGTGCCAGTGACAtcagggggtgggcagtgatgttTTGGGGCAGGTCTGTGCTGTCAGGGGGCATTTGGAAATCCAGACATGCAATTTTTACCCACTACTGCTTGTTGGGGGTGTAAGGGTGTGAAGCCGGTAACAGAAGCCATTACCCCCATATACAATGAGCCCCTATGTATCCCCCATATACACAAAGGGTAACTAACCTAAACAGGCACTATATACACATAGTAGATATACACCTCCCACCCTGTCCCCCAACTATTCCACCATTTCCAGGTAAACGAGCCCCTAGCAAcaacatagctgctgaaattccaaatgagagacctgctgaacaaaaagccatcAGAAATAAAGCTGAAGTATACACTttagcgtatatatatatatttatttatcagttttaattattttattttttgattattaaaagttaagttttaattttaatttcataTTGATTCAAAAACCCCGAGAGGCAGAAAGTGGGGTCGGGGCAAATAACTGTCATTCTGTCTGTAGATCAATACTCGCCCTAAGTCAGTTCCTAATCACAAGGAAAGtaatacaattatatattataatatatatttataaaactataaaatagaAGAATGTTGAGCCAAGTGCAGGTCAAGGTCAGTTCTGGCCAAAATGGCAACTCTTCCCTTGTTGGGGGGCAAAAGGCTGTTGAGGTTGTTTTAACGAATAGTTGAGGGGCAGCGAGTGTTTCCCTGCAGTGACCAACTGCAACCCCCCTGCATTTGGGATAATGAGGAACCTGCACTTCCCTTTGAGTTCTATGTGAGGGGAAAACGTACATATAGGAGAGAGTTGCAGGGAATAATagtatgatatgggggttacactgtgacagtggggggggggctgggggaaagatgggggtatatctgtgcctatatattatacagttacattatgtgcatatatgatatgggggttacactgtgacagtgggggggggggctgggggaaagatgggggtatatctgtgcctatatattatacagttacattatgtgcatatatgatatgggggttacactgtgacagtgggggggggggggctgggggaaagatggggggtatatctgtgcctatatattatacagttacattatgtgcatatatgatatgggggttacactgtgacagtggggggggtctgggggaaagatgggggtatatctgtgcctatatattatacagttacattatgtgcatatatgatatgggggttacactgtgacattggggggggggaaagatgggggtatatctgtgcctatatattatacagttacattatgtgcatatatgatatgggggttacactgtgacagtggggggggggggggctgggggaaagatgggggtatatctgtgcctatatattatacagttacattatgtgcatatatgatatgggggttacactgtgacagtggggggggggggctgggggtatatctgtgcctatatattatacagttacattatgtgcatatatgatatgggggttacactgtgacagtggggggggggctgggggaaagatggggggtatatctgtgcctatatattatacagttacattatgtgcatatatgatatgggggttacactgtgacagtgggggggggctgggggaaagatgggggtatatctgtgcctatatattatacagttacattatgtgcatatatgatatgggggttacactgtgacagtggggggggctgggggaaagatggggggtatatctgtgcctatatattatacagttacattatgtgcatatatgatatgggggttacactgtaacagtggggggggggctgtgggaaagatggggggtatatctgtgcctatatattatacagttacattatgtgcatatatgatatgggggttacactgtgacagtgggggggggggctgggggaaagatgggggtatatctgtgcctatatattatacagttacattatgtgcatatatgatatgggggttacactgtgacagtgggggggggggctgggggaaagatgggggtatatctgtgcctatatattatacagttacattatgtgcatatatgatatgggggttacactgtgacatatattattatacagtaaGATATATACTATAGGGACGCTCTAACCAATACAGAATCGGCTGTTAATagcaatgacagttacacataaacccaatgagaatggggaatgtttgtatatttttgttcactgtgcaaaaacagtttttgggtgaagttccACTTTAACCCCCTTTAAGTCACTCATATTTCCATGCTTTTAAAGTATAAAGCGAGTCATACTTGTATCTTTAGTAATAAAACCATCCCAAAATGTGTTATTGTTGTAACATCATTTATTAGAAGAGGATATGGATATCAGTACTTGTACCGGGGCACAATTGCTCTGCAGTCTGTACAGATGGTTCAGGCCAGGATCAGCTCTTCATGCAAGATTGGTACCTCCAGCGTCTGTCTCTAAATTGCAAGGAAAGATGCTGCTCTCAATAGCAATTCAgcttatacataactataaacccagtgagaatgagggatgaatggatattggggagttgtatcaggagtcagaaccagcagtgcagggaagggaaagggacagacacagtgacagttacacataactataaacccagtgagaatgagggatgaatggatattggggggttgtatcaggagtcagaaccagcagtccagagaagggaaagggacagacacagtgacagttacacataactataaacccagtgagaatgaggaatgaatgggtattggggagttgtatcaggagtcagaaccagcagtgcagggaagggaaagggacagacacagtgacagttacacataactataaacccagtgagaatgaggaataaatgggtattgggaagttgcttagaatgagattttctttcattaggcaaaacaCTATAGCAGGAAcgatagtggggtgactgttaccccaatgtttctatatatctgtaaccttgttatgggctaagggggcccagcctgaaggccagttagggggggatttggggtgagtgcttatttgtgccctgggtacccctggaactatagcagggtgactgttaccccaatgtttctatatatctgtaaccttgttatgggctataggggtccagcctgaaggccagttagggggagatttggggtgagtgcttatttgtgccctgggtatccctggaactatagcagggtgactgttaccccaatgtttctatatatctgtaaccttgttatgggctaagggggcccagcctgaaggccagttagtcggggatttggggtgagtgcttatttgtgccctgggtacccctggaactatagcggggtgactgttaccccaatgtttctatatatctgtaacctcacAGGTTTATATAGTGTTACAAACTGTTTTCAGGGGGTAGGGGGGGAAGTTCAGTAATACTTACTCTCTGTGATTGTCATGGTAACTGGATACTCCCACCAGGTAATAATCAGGGTCTGCGTCCCACCTCAAATACTCATCGAATTGATTGACATATCCACTCCACGTGCACAAGCGATCAACTGGCACCTCCCCCTGGCAACAGAGAAACTGCCACCTGTGGGAGATTCCATTGGGGGTGTTATTGCCGGCATGGGAGTCCAGCCTCTAAAGAGCTGTAAGTGTGAGGTTGTGCCAGTCCATTTGGTACGGCTGGTGACATCATAGCGGTAGTGCCGCATAATAACAGaataataatttgtttttataaagggaccctgccatgatatttatggggcacttattatttctaaatgaccctgttacacagcaaataattccctctgccatttaaccttttattcttgaaccaacaaatgtatttgtacctgtaatattggtgtgtaggcgccatctcagtgcattgtgcctgagtctgagctttcagccagcgctacacattagaactgctttcagctaacctattgtttctcctactcccatgtaactggaggagtcccaagccggacttggatttcttactattgagtgctattctgatacctactgggagctgctatcttgctcccttcccattgttctgctgatcggctgctgggggtgaggggggggggggatatcactccaacttgcagcgcagcagtaaagcgtgcctgagtctgagctttcagccagcgctacacattagaactgctttcagctaacctattgtttctcctactcccatgtaactggaggagtcccaagccggacttggatttcttactattgagtgctattctgatacctactgggagctgctatcttgctcccttcccattgttctgctgatcggctgctgggggggagggggggggatatcactccaacttgcagcgtagcagtgggcaaagtgcaaaaagaatgGCCAATACTGGTCTTGCActttgcattgtaaatgagccctattgtattGTACGGCCGCTGTCTCGCCAGTAGCGCTTTACCTTCTGTCCTCCCTCTTGTTATCATGATAACTGTCCATTCCAGTCAGAACGGCACCCGATGCGCAGGTGAAGGTAAACTCTTGGTCAAAGTCATTGACGTATCCGGTCCAGTAGCAGAACTTTTGCTCGCTGAATGTGGCCTTGCAGCTGAAATCCCAAACTCGATCCTCCCTCTTATTATCATGGTTACTggaggaaagtcacgatacagtcagtataaaagtacaggtatgggacccgttacccagaatgctccggtctttctgtaatttggatcttcatatcttaagtctactgaaaattcatttaaacattaaacaaacccaatagggctgttctgcccccaataaggggtaattatatcttagttgggatcaagtacagctactgttttattattacagagaaaagggaatcatttaaccattaaataaacccaatagggctgttctgcccccaataaggggtaattatatcttagttgggatcaagtacaggtactgttttattattacagagaaaagggaatcatttaaccattaaataaacccaataggattgttctgccccaataaggggtaattatatcttagttgggatcaagtacaggtactgttttattattacagagaaaagggaatcatttaaccatgaaataaacccaatagggctgttctgcccccaataaggggtaattatatcttagttgggatcaagtacagcgcTTATTATTACTGAGAGAATAAAATATATGACAATAACttttattaacaatatattttaccTGATAATTAAGCTGATGCTCTGATGATTGGGACACTCGAAATAAAGAGGCTCATCATAGTTGTTGACCCATCTGTTCTCTGGGTTGTCTGCAACAACATAATATGAGCAGGTAATACAGTTTAATATGTTATGTTGTGTATTCAGGGATTCATCTTGTGCTCAGATTTCATCAGATACTCATCTCTTTCTACCCCATTAGCCATTATACACTAATGGGGGGCAGTAATACCTGGGTCAGGGTTATAGGTACAGTATGctggttggaagggttactgcctgctctgctctcatttccctacagaaataggggttggtagcactaggtaggtacctaatatataggggcagagacaggggaaagtgttggaagggttactgcctgccctgctctcatttccctacagaaataggggttggtagcactaggtaggtacctaatatatagggatagagacaggggaaagtgttggaagggttactgcctgccctgctctcatttccctacagaaataggggtcggtagcactaggtaggtacttaatatatagggatagagacaggggaaagtgttggaagggttactgcctgccctgctctcatttccctacagaaataggggtcggtagcactaggtaggtacctaatatatagggacagagacaggagaAATCCAGTGCTAGGGGTTTCTGTGTCACCATATAATGGGAGAATACATTGGTTATAGGGAAGAACAGATATCGTTACCTTCAGGATCTGCCCAAATTCCAGCCAATCCCAATAACAGAAGCAAAGTCACTTTCATGGTTGCGAGACTCACGGATCAGTTTGACTTGGTTCCCTTGGTCTCCAGACCAGGCGGATCCAGAGGCTTTTAAAGCTCTCGCCGTTGCCCCATTACTGTACTTATTAACCATCTGCTGGCTACCAGCCCTAATATGGCAACCTTCAGCACTTACATAAAGGCCATTTGTAATCTCTTTCTTTGTGGGATTTGGGAAAATGTCAGCTGCACACGATAGAAAATTGGATCCAACCGTTAAAATTAATTGAGTGCAACAGACTCTATGTATAACTGTCTCATATCAACTAAAGAcagattaatacagtataaaacctttcatcacCTCTATATCACACCATTAAGGCTGCgccagatgggccgtaccccaacagatcagtgcccgagatgtgcagcaaGCCCTGCTAACTTCTTTCATatgatctggtcatgcccccACATCGCTAAGTTCTGGTCAGCAGTCACTCAATACCTATCAAACAACCTAGCCTTCCCCAATGTGACTGCacctgaaacctgcttgctaggagtcctagacaaCATAATTGCCCAAAACAGCTCCCGGATACGCTACAGAATATtactgttctatgcaaaaaaaacagtcgctatgcattggatgggccctaccctgcccaccattacagcctggaagaatttaGTGAATGTGGTtgcccctctgtataaactcACGTACGAAATTAGGGGCGCACCTGACAAATTTGACAAAgtctggggcccttggtgtgatcTAGAGGGTAACTGAACAATCCTGCTCCCAGTTACATAATAAGCTCCCCAACGTCCTCCCAACCTGTTCTCCCATACCCTGAGTACATAAGTTCAGTAGGGGGATGGATCCAAGATGTGGGAATTACTACCAGTTACACACTCTGTAATGCTATACCTACCCACTCTGTATTGGTAACAAATCCTAAAGgtagacctggaaaagaaagactaATGCGTCTTCCTCATTGCATTGTTAAATGtgatattttgtcttttgtttgtatgaaaagttaataaaatacacctttgaaaaaaaaaaaaaattaattgagtGATATGTTTTGAAGAGGGGGAATGTTGGATAAAATCTGGAATGAcgacagccaaaaaaaaaattgccaaataaaaTTGCAGCAGAAGCGCAGAGTCGCAATCCGAGCactgcagcaatctgtatagagacagGAATAATAGGTACAAATCAGCTTCagggataatgcatttacccttttataGGTGCAACATTGAATCAGGGGCCCCATTCACTGTGTTCCCCCTAATTATTAATGACACTCAGGCTGGGATTCCATGTGGTACCTAgggggttaaattggtactagggctcatttactagcatAGGCGCCCAAATGCAAAAGTGCATCAGTAATTAGCTTTTACCATTcccctaaggggcatcaccataattTCAGAACCAATGATTTATATTTACCCCctccaatagtaagaaatagtaaatcaggcaACCCCCATGGTGCATACTTCCCAATTTTTCCTATTTAGGAGGAGACTGAATTTTGGAGTTTGaggtatgtggggtaggggcagaataGCATTTGTGGGGCTGGGGGGTATGTGGAGTAAGggcaatccctatgtgccatatggtatctctttgtacgggctatgagcaaacttagggggctgttcctgctgaattgtgcttagtacaggggaatccctatgtgccatagttttatggtatctctctgtacaggctatgagcaaacttagggggctgttcctgctgaattgtgcttagtacaggggaatccctatgtgtcatagttttatggtatctctctgtacaggctatgaaatATGCAGCTGTGACTGCTGTTGAACCAAATGGTTCTTGCCCCGCCTGTGGGTGGCAGCATTAGGGGATGGGTCAGTGGCCAGTGGGCCCTTACACTATGTCTGTTCAGGGGCCCCAAGCTGACTGTATCCAACCCTGTCCTTTATATTAGCAGAAATGGCTCTACACTACAAGTACATTGCTCACATAAGGCTCATACCATGGAAATCCTTctagacagtgggggggggggggggggacagggttGGGAAACAGGCAGCAGGGAGAGTGCTTCTTTGTGCCCTGAGTGAATCTAAATGGTTCAGGTCAGGCGCAGGGGGAACTTGGGGGCCCTGTTGGATTTgagtatttattaatatatgtggTTGAGAATAATATCCCTAGTGGGGGATTGTATGGGAAGCCGAGTACAAGAAAAAACCATGCTAACCTACCAGTCTGGGCAAACCTGGAAAGAGAGCCAAACCTTCCTTCTCTCCCCTCTGTACCTGTTCTCTCTTCTTTATCTTCCTTTCTACTTTCCTGCCAGGATGTTGATTACACTGCGCATTTCTTGTTCcatgtaaaaaaagttaaaaaaaatatatatggggggggggggggggcagttaatttgAATCAAACTAAATACACTGCTGAAATGTATTGCCAGTTAGGCGACACTACTGCATATAGAAAACTAAAGAGATAAGTAGATATTTTGTTTGATGAGTGTGAATGCAGTGTAGCCTGCGGCGCCCCTATAGTGTATCTATAAGCCATACACCTCTGTGTCCAATTGTTTCGCTTATTCCGCTCCCCCTCATGATCATTTCCAGGCACACGCGCTCCCTCTGTGTTTGGTCCCTGTGCGCCACTTTGACCGACGCGCGTTTCAATTGGCTGCCTCATCTGGCTCCCCAGCATGTGACGTCTCACAGCGATTCTTATTGGACACCTTGGCCCTTGGGGAATTTAAAGTACACATTACTCCTATATCATATAAACCACATTACAACATGAACCCCTAAACCACTTCAGGTACATAATGCTGAATATCTTTGCCCAATAACTTGAATGGCCGTTCATCTCCAGccgccattttaggagcattggcgctcattcttggaaaacagtCGTGTGTTCCCCTTGGAAATGTGCCGGGGACagtctgtcactgactattcccTACTATTctgagcctccataggactcaatagttcTCAGCAGCTTAACCCCGGCCcccccttacatacatgttccctctgacaggaatccctgcatcttctttcccctcacagctctctctcctGCTTGTT contains:
- the LOC105945136 gene encoding hemagglutinin/amebocyte aggregation factor isoform X1, whose amino-acid sequence is MKVTLLLLLGLAGIWADPEDNPENRWVNNYDEPLYFECPNHQSISLIISNHDNKREDRVWDFSCKATFSEQKFCYWTGYVNDFDQEFTFTCASGAVLTGMDSYHDNKREDRRWQFLCCQGEVPVDRLCTWSGYVNQFDEYLRWDADPDYYLVGVSSYHDNHREDRRWRYQSCMKS
- the LOC105945136 gene encoding hemagglutinin/amebocyte aggregation factor isoform X2 → MIMRGSGISETIGHRDNPENRWVNNYDEPLYFECPNHQSISLIISNHDNKREDRVWDFSCKATFSEQKFCYWTGYVNDFDQEFTFTCASGAVLTGMDSYHDNKREDRRWQFLCCQGEVPVDRLCTWSGYVNQFDEYLRWDADPDYYLVGVSSYHDNHREDRRWRYQSCMKS